DNA from Plasmodium yoelii strain 17X genome assembly, chromosome: 13:
CAAATTCTACATCATGTTCCAAAggtataagtatattatctttattaaCTTCTTTCATCTTTTCTGAAATCTTGTTAATTATTTTGGATAAAAAAGACGAATTTGTTTGAACATTTTCTGAAAACGGAATAGAACCAAACGGCTCCAGCGAATTACCACCATCACCACCACTATCACTACCACtatcactattattattattattattttttttttttatttttttttttttctcgcCTGAATCGTTAATAACATAATTGCCCTTCTCTACCCCTTTGGAGCTttctaataaattaaattgttTCCTTTTTCTGggtttatacaaaaataatgtatGGCTAGGAGATATTGAAATTATGtgattataaattttatcaaattGATCCATATATGTATGGTTACTATCAATATATGACGGGTTTAATGCATCATCCCCATAAATAAATtgtataatttgtttatcaCAAGATCTAACAGAATAATCATAATGTATAGATAAATCTTCTAATGCTTTCATAAGCCTTCTTTGCATATAACCAGTTTCAGCAGTTTTAACAGCAGTATCTACTAACCCTTCTCTTCCTGACATagtatgaaaaaaaaattcagtTGGATTTAATCCTGTATAAAAAGAATTTTGAACAAAGCCTCTACTTTCTGATCCTTTACAATGAAAATTAAAATGTGGTAATGTTCTATTAATAAATCCATTTTGTATTCTTTGCCCCGATACATTTTGTTGCCCAACACATGCAATCATTTGtgctatatttattaatgcACCTTTTGCTCCAGAATTAAACATAATTAATggtttatttaaatatggtAAATATTGATTACATGTTTTACCTGCATCATTACGCAAATCATCTAAAATGCTTTTTACCTTAATTTCTAAGGTCTCTTCTAATGTACATCCTGGTTgtatttgcatttttttttcattataaagTATTATTTCTTTGTTTACTTTTTCATATCCATTTAAAAGTAAATCTCTTTTTTTGTCAGTTAATACACGAGATGGTGTTACATCATCAATTCCAATTGTCATAcctttatttgaaaaatatcgACTACTTAATTTTGAGAATCTATTCATTATTTGTAACGCTATTTGAGTTGaattattatgtattaaataataaaaaagtcCATACTTAGATGCACCAAGAACTTTTTTTCCTAATGATCCACAAATTAATTCTGATTTATAAAAACAAACATATGAATCATCTcgtgataaatattttaaatctCCATTTTTTGTTGAATATTCTCTTTCTTTCatttcaaaatttattattgtattttcatttttattcgGTTTTATTAAAACACTTATTAGTTGTTTTCCTGTCCATAATTCTTTTGGTTTTAATATTGCTGGTACAGGTAATTCTATATCAATTTTAGCAtcagaaaaatatgaacataataaacaaaataaatctCTATCAAGAAATGTATCCTTATTTGTAATAACATATGAAGCAGATAAAAAATCTTGTGTTAATGCAATTATAACTTCTCCATTTTTTGGAGTAATTAAATTATGTTTtacattcattaaatataaagCTTCTGCTCTAGATTCTTCAGTTTGAGGTACATGTAAATTCATTTCATCTCCATCAAAATCTGCATTATAAGGGCTACAAACACATTCATTAAAACGAAATGTTTTATAATCCATAACTCTAGCTTTATGACACATAATAGACATACGATGTAAAGAGGGTTGTCTAttaaataatacaatatctcCATCACAAATATGTCTTTCTACTATATCTCCAATTTTAAGTTGATcaattacatattttttatttgcataTTTTAAACTAATTCTGTTTGCTcccaaattattattactactattTTGATTctgttcattatttatatttttagaaaagCTTGTATTTAATTCTCTacttttattaacataaCGTTTAACTATATCAATAATAGAATTTCcaatttttccattttcatcataattcatattaacattttttttaattacataATTAGCACCTGGCCAAACATTTGAACCATTtcttattaacatttttaatttttctatattatatttattaactgTTTCAGGATATGTTAATCTCATTGCTATTATTTTGGGTATAACAACTTCATCTATTGATATATTTGGATCTGGTGAAATTACGGTTCTACTTGAAAAATCAACTCTTTTTCCTGATAAGTTACATCTAAATCTACCTTCTTTTCCTTTTAATCTTTGACATATTCCTCTACCTGGTTTAGAAATATTTTGTGTTGCTAATAATTGAGAAACTGCTGGTGAATCACTATTTATAAATCTGGTAACTTGTAATTgcaaaaattctatatttccAAGAAATTGATTTGTTTGATATCCATTAGAAGATTGGCTATTTATAGTATTATTTAATTGTGCAATTTCTGATAATATACATGTTAAATCATCTTCCGCTGTTCCATGTTCATCTATAATTACCGATGGTCTTATTGTATTTGGTGGTACTATTAATGTAGTAATAATAAGTTTCTCTGgattttcaatatttaataattttatataaaatgggtttatatttttaaataattttaacacATATAAACTATTCAAATCTTCTTCTTTTATAACTTGTTTACCATTTTCTTTTACCTTAACTATATGTTTTAATTTCATAAATTGATCCAAACttggttttattattttttttatcacacCTTGTGGACTTCCacaattataacatttatttacttttttaCATATGCTTAATATTCTCTTAAAAAATTGTCTTTTAAAAAGTGaatcatctatatttttttttttttttaaattagaaaaaaattcGATTTTTTCTAAtggtaataatatatgaGAACAAGTTTTacatatacaatataaaatatgaataatatatttataatatccTATATGAAAAACAGGATAATTTAATTCTATATAACCAAAATGTCCTGAacaattaattaatttttttttacatgttTCACATATAGAATTACTTTTATGGGCTCCTAATCTTAAATCTAATACACCATAAGGATATGGAACAccattactattatttttatacatttctctatttaatattttcactTCTGAATATCTTATTATATCTTCTTTTCCCATAATACCAAAAtttatactttttatttcatagttattttttacatcttTTACAAAATCTTTTCTCATGCTTTTATGGTGGATAAGCGTCTTTAGCTCATCAAGTTTTATATTGTTCGCCATTTTTCcttaattatttttcaacttttatatttttatttattcattctGTACAAACTTGTAAGCCAAGAAAATGGCACCCCTTCATACTTCTttcactttttatttttcgaaATTGTGGAAAAAAACACATTCCGAcctattttatatgtatcaCCAATGTTGCTTTTGTCTGatgatatgtatatatatagttttgCATCAAAATGGTTTTGCATCAAAATGGTTATGCATCAAAATGGTTATGCATCCATTTGCAATGCCTGTTAATAACAGGAAATGACACTCCCCAATGTTATAGCGATTGAAGGATAACTACTAGGTTGatatgaaatataatttcatacttaaaaaataaataaaatattaaacatcAATTTAAACAAATTCAAGATATAAcctttttttgaaaataataaatcttGTAATTTTCAAATAATACCCACATCATCAATCAACtgtttatttaaaaacatagatctatatatgtatgttatataattatgtttttaaaaaaaaataaatatatacatgcatttttttttacaaaaaaaaaaggaaatttatcaaattaaaaatatttcatttgttctttaaaattgtttaaagatttttttttcttaaattaatattaaataaaaatttgtaaaattgtatatgccgtgcaaatatatatatatatatatattactgcAAACAATTttatgctatttttttttcatacaaatgttgaaaaaatatataacaattttaaGTATATACTTCAAAGTATATATCGCacagatataaataatatacgCATGtcataattttgataaaaaaaaataaaaaaaaatgaaaaaaatatattttgtaacttaatttttttcgatTTACTCGTAAAATATCTAATGAATGAAAATTAAtcgattaaatatatttcacaaaaggttaagaaaaaaaaaaaaaaatgcatacacatatatatacgaATGTAAACTTATATTTCTCTTATTATTGTGAAAACCTAGCATTgtggaaaatattatttatttttaagtaataaatgaaatatttaaaaatttgtcCCCAATATGAACATTATATATTCCATGGACAATATTACAAagttacatatatattaacggatttttttttttttattttattaattaaaaaaaatacaaataaacaaAACGCACATACTATGTGACCACTAACATTTCCACAACACTGGTTGGTGCTCATTTGGTTGGCATTCATTTGGTTGGCATTCATTTGGCAATACTCGCTTGGGCAAGTTCCCAAGTCACGACACAAGAAAAACAACCGAGCCTCAGTTGGTACTTCATTTTGAGAGGTCATTCAAAAGGAAAGGCAAAATGAAAAAtctaataatgataatgataataatgttataattacgataataataatgttataattacgataataataatgatattatAATGCTATATCAATGATCTCCTCCAAAAAACTATATTCCCCTTCGAATCTCCTGAGACCATCAATGTGTCTATGTCGTTCACCACAACTGACATGACTGGGgcctaaaaaaaaaaaaataaaaataaaaaaaataaaaaaataaagcaaaATAAAGCAAAATAAAGCAAATAAATGTACGATAGAGTGGCCGACGCATTTCGAGACTCACCTTGTGATGTTTCAAAAGGATGAGTTTATAATTAGATTGTGGAAGAAGAGAACAAACATAAATGTTTCCATCTTCGGATCCTGAAACAAGCCATCCACCACCAAATTTAGTGTAACAACTTCTAATTGGTAAAAGAGCATGATTTATTCTTATTCTATGTTTAACAGATAAGTTTGTTATAATTCCTTTGTTTCCATATACACATTCGATTATTCCAATATGATTATCACAAGAATTTACAATAATAGTTGGTGGAGTgtgaatatattttcttgGAACAAATTTAATACAAGTAATTGGTAATAAGGAAAAAAGAAATCGAAATTTAATTTCTACTCtttcattatataaacattctaataaatatatagttccATTTTTAGATCCagcaaatatatttaaacatGTATAATCCATTTCTAATGCTCTTATTTCACTTTCAACTTTGATTTTTTGATAAACTTGACCACTATTTAAATTAACCATCCGTAAAAGAGATGTACAATttgaacataaaaatatatctaagTTTgttggaaataataatacagaTAATGTTGCAGATGAGTCAGAAAATACTTTTAATAAAAACCCTGTGCTTACTtcccatatttttattgttctATCAATAGAGGATGATATTATTTTGTCTtctgaaaaagaaaatactaAACATGTTATAGCTTTTCTATGTCctaataattttgataataaaacTGTTGACATTGAATTATCTTCTGATAATGTAAATGATGATTCATCTTTTATAGTCTCGTTAATATATTCaattgtattattttcatcttcttcttcttcttcagGATTGCTTAATTCACTATTATTTACTTCCTCATTCGATAAGTTTCCTTTTTTTCGATTTCTAACTAGTTCTTTTTCATGATTGGAATTGTTTATCGTTTCATTTTCTTGACCCCGAGTTTGAAAAGTATCGCTTTGTTCCATCTTGGTTCtaaaacatttatatatatatatgattccATCTTTACATCCTACTGCTAatattgtataatttttatttatagaaTTTTGGCctatacataaatatgtgATAGGTGTGTTAtcttttatcataatttcaTAAACAGGTTGTAACCCTTTTCCCAATTcagtattatattttttactattataaacataattattatgtgGTAATGATTCTCTTAAAAGTtgaataatttgttttttttttccaagaTTGTTTGTAGAATATTTATCATAACTCTCTcgatatatatcattttcattttttatataaattaaatttttattttcgatATCTTTATTATCTTGTATGTTATTAACTGATTGTGTGCTACTTTGATGTcgtaataaatttatttcacCTTCTTgaattttatcaaatttaccaaatttatcaaatttatcaaaattgtgaaaatattCATCTGTTTTACCAAGTATGCAattattaccatttttaatattttctttatatctATTTTCGTTTTGAAACCAACGCGAATTGCTTCTATCCAAGTGTTCAATTatgttattatcattgttaCTACTATCATGTGTGTGAAAATGTTTTGAATTGATAAACATGTTTTTTGAAATAGTCTCTTCggatataaaattatttaaaaaataagtaGAATTTGTTGTTATTCGATTCACATaatcatttaatatatcataaatatCTAAAGCTCGAATATAAGTAGCGTTACATGTTTTGGAAACTTTTTGTGCATATGAAACATCGTTTACATTTggatttaaatttattttttcattaaaaatattttctaataaatataattttgtacttttttttacattaataAGTGATGCTTCTTGTAATAGATGTAAAGCTGGTATTATGGATTCTTTATTTGTAGAATCaaatacaataataatacaaattgaattttttatatattcaaaaagaATTTCTTCTGAACTTGTATTATCTGAATAACCACAAtctactatttttatttgagaCAATTTATGATTAactatatatgtattataattaGGATGATTAATATTAccaatttctttttttttatttttttttcttaaaatatttaaattattttcatcaccAAGTCTTACAAATAAATCTTCCATCAAACTTGTTTTTCCTACTCCTTTTGGTCCACATATTAAAATGTCTATAACATCATCTCTCGTtttatttccaatttttgttaaatttttatgttcTTTAAACTctgttatattattattatcagaCATctcttttttatcttttacaATTGAAGAAGAGCCATAATTAAtatctattttatttccCATCAAATTTTGTTCgtatatttcattataaagCATACTATTTATAATGTTTAATTGTTctcttttcatattattgggaatatttttttcattcgaatcattaattaaattatgcTTTCCTttaaaataagaaaatatattcaacAGCTTATTATATCGTTCATTTAGtaaagcatttttttttacatattcttcattttgtatctctaatttttttattttatctaaaAGTTTGAATAAATTATGGTCTGACCCAGAATCTTGTTTTCTActaattttgttattatcactaatattttttcctgCATTTTCTTCTGCATTTTTTCCTGCATTTTCTTCTGCATTTTTTCCTGCACCTTTTTCTGCGATCTCCCCCTTTTGCTTTAGTGAGAGCTTTTCCACCTTCTCTaccaaattttttataaccagctcattatttttattaatttgttctAGTGCTTCTATCCTTTTTGTTAGTTTCTGAGAATTTGCAGAAGCTTTTAGCAATTTATTTTCGATTTCAAATTTTTCagatttttcattttttaattcatccATTAGAATTTGGTTTTTTGAAAGTAAAGCACCAACTTCTTTTGCTTCATCTTTCAATCTTCTTAATTGTCTTCTAGCTAATATTCCTTTCCATtttaattgtattttttttgttgattctattaattttaaatatttaattctttcttttttacaTTTCCACATTGCTTGTATTTTACTGGCATAATAATTtgttctatatattttatatgattgtCTTATTAAATATCCTCGAAAAGCTGACTGAATAATAATagcacatttttttttatataaaaatttttttcttaatgcatatgtatatatatatgaacataTTAATTCCTGTgcatttatcattattattttttttttttttaaaatagttaatacATTTCTTATCCATCTTTGtatagtaataatttttttttt
Protein-coding regions in this window:
- a CDS encoding myosin F, putative; the encoded protein is MEPTNKCVVGTKIFIKHKEKVWISAEIIKEDTDIVVKTDDDEIVNLKEGDEFLLRNTDIFNSNGLSAPPDLTKLTHLHEASVLHSLNIRFDIDEIYTFTGPILIAINPFKHIKNLYSDNILEKHIQPIKSKSPHIFATSNSAYLGMCKNNKSQTILISGESGAGKTESTKYVMKFLACAGSDIKKRSLIESQVLESNPLLEAFGNAKTLRNNNSSRFGKYIELHFDICNNGYVKGKLYGAKILTYLLEKVRVCDQQEGERNYHIFYQLCSAVQYYKNKKLNLENDDNNYDDEYYYFPSCDKFKQKENVKQIKINLKKFKDHLNFRYLTKSSVYELNDVNELEEFESTVYAMQVVGIEENEQNQIFKILEGILYIGNILFNNDDNKEESSILESTYEDLKNAAYLLDIDADTLKDALCYKTIIANNEHYKKPVTSAMASDIRDALARAIYGCLFLKLVERTNESIGLIKDVNLFCGVLDIFGFESFPVNSFEQLCINYTNECLQYFFNNFIFKCEEKLYIEEGIKWSSLDFPDNKDCVDILQNKPFGIFCMLDEESFIPGGKDKTFCNKIISKHVNNKRFESIKTDPNSFIIVHFAGKVMYNSCGFLEKNKDQLSDDAQNVLLKSQNEYIHNLFKKYLRRNFEKKRFATVSSEFKQQLDVLMTRINQTEPHFIRCIKPNSKNVPDIFDRHSVNEQLKYGGVLQAIKVSRAGYPVRLTHQNCINEYYILLTKDEKINFSKYYGDKSLSEKANYILSKLENREKIQDYMKSLKHIRQKKNQENIFYGSVLKKQYTKNSNLIEKKNNTRYENNTLNDIIEDDKFIWYVGKTLSFFKIEAYNILLTMRQDFRSLNAIIIQKNYKCYIEKKKYKLLKKKIITIQRWIRNVLTILKKKKIIMINAQELICSYIYTYALRKKFLYKKKCAIIIQSAFRGYLIRQSYKIYRTNYYASKIQAMWKCKKERIKYLKLIESTKKIQLKWKGILARRQLRRLKDEAKEVGALLSKNQILMDELKNEKSEKFEIENKLLKASANSQKLTKRIEALEQINKNNELVIKNLVEKVEKLSLKQKGEIAEKGAGKNAEENAGKNAEENAGKNISDNNKISRKQDSGSDHNLFKLLDKIKKLEIQNEEYVKKNALLNERYNKLLNIFSYFKGKHNLINDSNEKNIPNNMKREQLNIINSMLYNEIYEQNLMGNKIDINYGSSSIVKDKKEMSDNNNITEFKEHKNLTKIGNKTRDDVIDILICGPKGVGKTSLMEDLFVRLGDENNLNILRKKNKKKEIGNINHPNYNTYIVNHKLSQIKIVDCGYSDNTSSEEILFEYIKNSICIIIVFDSTNKESIIPALHLLQEASLINVKKSTKLYLLENIFNEKINLNPNVNDVSYAQKVSKTCNATYIRALDIYDILNDYVNRITTNSTYFLNNFISEETISKNMFINSKHFHTHDSSNNDNNIIEHLDRSNSRWFQNENRYKENIKNGNNCILGKTDEYFHNFDKFDKFGKFDKIQEGEINLLRHQSSTQSVNNIQDNKDIENKNLIYIKNENDIYRESYDKYSTNNLGKKKQIIQLLRESLPHNNYVYNSKKYNTELGKGLQPVYEIMIKDNTPITYLCIGQNSINKNYTILAVGCKDGIIYIYKCFRTKMEQSDTFQTRGQENETINNSNHEKELVRNRKKGNLSNEEVNNSELSNPEEEEEDENNTIEYINETIKDESSFTLSEDNSMSTVLLSKLLGHRKAITCLVFSFSEDKIISSSIDRTIKIWEVSTGFLLKVFSDSSATLSVLLFPTNLDIFLCSNCTSLLRMVNLNSGQVYQKIKVESEIRALEMDYTCLNIFAGSKNGTIYLLECLYNERVEIKFRFLFSLLPITCIKFVPRKYIHTPPTIIVNSCDNHIGIIECVYGNKGIITNLSVKHRIRINHALLPIRSCYTKFGGGWLVSGSEDGNIYVCSLLPQSNYKLILLKHHKAPVMSVVVNDIDTLMVSGDSKGNIVFWRRSLI
- a CDS encoding DNA-directed RNA polymerase III subunit RPC1, putative yields the protein MANNIKLDELKTLIHHKSMRKDFVKDVKNNYEIKSINFGIMGKEDIIRYSEVKILNREMYKNNSNGVPYPYGVLDLRLGAHKSNSICETCKKKLINCSGHFGYIELNYPVFHIGYYKYIIHILYCICKTCSHILLPLEKIEFFSNLKKKKNIDDSLFKRQFFKRILSICKKVNKCYNCGSPQGVIKKIIKPSLDQFMKLKHIVKVKENGKQVIKEEDLNSLYVLKLFKNINPFYIKLLNIENPEKLIITTLIVPPNTIRPSVIIDEHGTAEDDLTCILSEIAQLNNTINSQSSNGYQTNQFLGNIEFLQLQVTRFINSDSPAVSQLLATQNISKPGRGICQRLKGKEGRFRCNLSGKRVDFSSRTVISPDPNISIDEVVIPKIIAMRLTYPETVNKYNIEKLKMLIRNGSNVWPGANYVIKKNVNMNYDENGKIGNSIIDIVKRYVNKSRELNTSFSKNINNEQNQNSSNNNLGANRISLKYANKKYVIDQLKIGDIVERHICDGDIVLFNRQPSLHRMSIMCHKARVMDYKTFRFNECVCSPYNADFDGDEMNLHVPQTEESRAEALYLMNVKHNLITPKNGEVIIALTQDFLSASYVITNKDTFLDRDLFCLLCSYFSDAKIDIELPVPAILKPKELWTGKQLISVLIKPNKNENTIINFEMKEREYSTKNGDLKYLSRDDSYVCFYKSELICGSLGKKVLGASKYGLFYYLIHNNSTQIALQIMNRFSKLSSRYFSNKGMTIGIDDVTPSRVLTDKKRDLLLNGYEKVNKEIILYNEKKMQIQPGCTLEETLEIKVKSILDDLRNDAGKTCNQYLPYLNKPLIMFNSGAKGALINIAQMIACVGQQNVSGQRIQNGFINRTLPHFNFHCKGSESRGFVQNSFYTGLNPTEFFFHTMSGREGLVDTAVKTAETGYMQRRLMKALEDLSIHYDYSVRSCDKQIIQFIYGDDALNPSYIDSNHTYMDQFDKIYNHIISISPSHTLFLYKPRKRKQFNLLESSKGVEKGNYVINDSGEKKKKIKKKNNNNNNSDSGSDSGGDGGNSLEPFGSIPFSENVQTNSSFLSKIINKISEKMKEVNKDNILIPLEHDVEFVGKIIGGNGCEINEEGEQTDDQRQDENNIILSQKNQAILPPNKVNEIAYHLNQYRNIVECVNILKKNSYIKNDINSNSSSSIICLNEMELKYLNNKYNKMSKNIRKKIEIVNNIYKKEKNKINRIKEKLKDDYFYPSMDESIFIKQLMRIVTKENNEMDDITTVGNKDILSKIHLYKEGNNKNNISLNQYIQNNFNLNKNIKNEYIDIFDKINECELLYENKCYKQMIKNVIAFVSVFEIVCDVKQHYILFPYEILRWTNFLLNHVTETIPLNIYSHTNISKKENPTHQKNTKTMKIYIEELKKWLLLKAINIYKFFKYKKGVELIKKNDYYNFVKINDKSNLYDPSYRSMIYDYSFINLKQLYIFIYFNISKYFKYISSPGDAVGSISAQSIGEPGTQMTLKTFHFAGVASMNVTLGVPRIKEIINASSIIQTPILNIPLRIKDNYNFALMMKSKLEKTSIRDICEYIKENYCSKGIYISIKFNEDLIQKLFLNINAYTIRDIILKQTHISKIKINKIYIDVINDYKLHISIKNDEFIFFQIESLKKGLLDLLVYGDKDIKRCIIKKEEIEVTDDELENGDPHLDTHLEDHISNLDVVHNENVNNNIVEKKQCIKVENVMDVSNTQLKDNDNYEKLLEKEKVKTEEITVKHHSENNTIFCGGKSKNDEQTIDLSTANLDNLNFDEINVENIINDKIEMYDEEYYDTSNDLKEKNNYYQKKQKKKKKKTQYSILVEGNALNYILGLEGVDFKHIISNHVINVFQVLGIEAARVTIINEIKKCIEAYSIDIDIRHIMLLADIMAFTGEILGINRFGIQKARQSTLMLASFEETNEHLFVSSFFKNNDEINNISESIIVGKNIPIGTGSFELLYDYKQPNEQRNLTLLERAERELKNN